TGTACGCTCAGCGGATGTAAATAGCATAACCCTCATAGTCCCCCGCCAGGCTCCGTCCGTTGACGCTGGCGGGCTCCTGGGTTATAATCCAACCATATAGAGGCTGTGATGGGGAAGAACCGTAGACAGGGGCATTCAGAGAGGGCTTACATGGCTGAGATGAGCCCTGCCCGGTCCCGGAGGCCATCCCGGAGCCCCGCTCTTAGCGCGGCGAGTGGCGCCCGTTAAGCGCCCGGGTGTGTGCACCCGGAGAGTGGCCGTGCCCGCGAGGGCCCGGCAAGCAGGGTGGTACCGCGAGGAAGCCCCTCGTCCCTGGCAACTAGGGTTGCTGGAGAGGGGCTTTTACATTGTAGAAGAGGGGATGCCAGTGAGATCGAGAGACATTCGAAACACCTTCCTAGGCTACTTCAATGAACGGGGACACGAGGTGGTCCCCAGTTCCCCCCTGGTCCCCAAGGGGGACCCGACGCTGCTCTTCACCAATGCTGGCATGGTCCAGTTCAAGGAGGTCTTCCTGGGCAACGATCCCAGGCCCTACAAGCGAGCCGTGACATCCCAGAAGTGCCTCCGGGTGTCAGGCAAGCACAACGACCTGGAGACTGTGGGGAGGACCGCCAGGCACCACACCTTCTTTGAGATGCTTGGGAATTTCTCCTTCGGGGACTACTTCAAGAGAGAGGCCATAGGATATGCCTGGGAGTTACTCACGGAGGTCTTAGGCCTGCCCCCGGAGAGGCTGTGGGCTACAGTGTACCGGGACGACGATGAGGCCTACGGGCTGTGGCAAGAGGTGGCGGGGGTCCCGGAGACCCGCATCATCCGCCTTGGCGAGAAGGACAACTTCTGGGCAATGGGGGACACAGGGCCCTGCGGACCCTGCAGCGAGCTGGTCATAGACCGGGGCGAGCACCTCCGGTGTGACGCACCTACCTGCGGGATAGGGGGGTGTGACTGCGACCGGTGGCTGGAACTGTGGAACCTGGTGTTCATGCAGTATGACAGGGATGAGACGGGGCGGATGACGCCTCTCCCCAGGCCAAGCATAGACACGGGCATGGGGCTGGAGAGAATATCAGCGATCCTCCAGGATACCCCGACCAACTTCGAGACAGACCTCCTGCGCCCAGTCATCGATGCCGTGGAGCACATGAGCGGGTTAAAGTATGCCCCGGGGCCCCAGGGGTTTCCCTTCAGGGTCATCGCCGATCACATCCGCTCCTTGACATTCCTCATCGGTGACGGGGTCATGCCCTCCAACGAGGGCAGGGGCTACGTGCTCAGGCGGATCCTCAGGAGGGCGGTGCGCTTCGGTGAACGCCTGGGCATCCAGGGTCCCTTCCTCCATTCTCTGGTGGGGGTAGTGGTCCTGGAGATGGGCGAGGCCTACATGGAGATCCGGAAGGGCCAGGAGCTTGCGGAACGGGTGATCATGTCTGAAGAGGAACGCTTCCTGGAGACCCTCTCCGATGGCATGAGGGTGGCCGGGGAAATGGTAAGGGAGGTAGCTGAGGGGGGGTCCAGCGTCATCCCTGGGGACAAGGCCTTTGTCCTGTATGACACCTTCGGTTTCCCCCTGGACCTCACTGAGGACCTGGCAGAAGAACACGGACTCAGTGTGGACAGGGCCGGTTTTGACAAGGCCATGGCTGCCCAGCGCGAGAGGGCCAGGGCGGGGCGGGCCCAGAAGATGAAGGAACATGGTCTTTCCCTGGACGGGCTCGAAGCCACCACCTTCGTGGGCTATGACACCCTTGCCCACGACTCCACGGTGCTCGCGGTGTTCGCCCAAGGCACCCCCGGGGTTGCGCAGGAGGGGGAAGAGGTCCTGGTGGTACTAGACGTAACCACCTTCTACCCCGAAGGTGGGGGCCAGGTTTCCGACAGGGGGCAAATCCGTACTCCCTCAGGCATCCTCCGGGTTGACGGGGTGAAGGGAAGCCCCGAGGGCGTCATCGTCCACCAGGGCGTGGTTGAGACCGGTGAGATCCGGCCGGGAGACCCCGCCGTTGCCGACGTGGATGGCGCCATTAGGGCGAATACAGCCCGGAACCACACTGCCACACACCTGATCCACAAAGGCCTGCGGACCATCCTGGGAGGGCATGTTAACCAGGCGGGTTCCCTGGTTGAGCCAAGCCGCCTGCGCTTCGATTTCACCCACTTCGAGCCTGTGGGGCCCGAGAGGGTGCGCTCCCTGGAGGACCAGGTCAACGAGTGGGTGCTGGCGGACCTGGAGGTGAGCGCAGAGGAGATGAGCATTGAGGAGGCCGAGAGGTCCGGGGCCACAGCCCTATTTGAGGAGAAGTATGGGGAACGGGTCAGGGTGATTTCCGTGGACGGCATATCCCGGGAGCTCTGCGGGGGTACCCACGTTTCCAGCACAGGACGCATCGGCCTCGTAAGGATCTTGGGTGAATCCAGTGTGGGATCAGGACTCAGGCGCCTGGAGGCTGTCACTGGACGGAACGTCCTGAGCCTGGCGCGATCCAGGGAGGCCCTCCTGGAGGATGTGGCGAGCACCCTAAAGGTATCCCCTGAGGAAGTACCTGCCAGGGTGAAGGAACTGGCCCAGCGCTTGAAGGCTGCCGAGTCTGAAGCGGAGAGGCTCGGCTCGAGGCTGAGACGGAGCCAGGTGGAGGCCTTGGCTGGCTCGGCCCTGGAGATCGAAGGGGCCAAGGTGGTGGCCGCAGAGATCGAGGTGCCCAGCATGGAGGCCCTGCGGGAAAGTGGCGACCTGCTCAGGAACAAAATCGGAAGCGGAGTCGTCATCATAGGGGCGAGGATTGAAGACAAGGCCTGCCTTGTGGCCATGGTTACGCCGGACCTCACCGGCCGCATCCACGCCGGTGCCCTGGTGAAGGTGGCCGCAGTCCAGGTGGGGGGCAGCGGAGGCGGCAGGCCGGACATGGCACAGGCTGGGGGCAAGGATCCCGAGCGGCTTCCCAAGGCGCTGTCGGAAGCACTCAAGGCCATCGAGAGCAGCCTCAGGGGAGAGCCTCTGGGCTAATGGAGGAAAGATGGATCCAGTTGCCGAAACCACTACGGGGAAAAGGGCGCGGGGGTGAGAGCATGAACGAATCTTCCGAAAAGACGAGGATGTTCGCTGTCAGGGCCGAGGTGTGCGAGGCCCGAGACGTGCTTACCACCGTCTATGAGGCTCTGAAGGAGAAAGGCTACAACCCCATCAACCAGATCGTCGGGTACCTCCTCTCCGGTGACCCGGCGTACGTGACGAGCCATCGAGGAGCCCGGAGCCTCATCCGCCGGCTGGAGAGGGACGAGCTCCTGGAAGAGCTGGTCAGGAACTACCTGGAGAGGTGATGAGGGTCCCCGCGTTCCCTGGTCTGGTGACGTGACGCCAGCCCTGTCCTGCTCTGGGGATGGCTAGGTGCTTGAGGCCGCATTAGGGCTGAAAGGGTGGACCGTTGGTGATACCACTGAGGGACAACGTCAAGTCAAGCCGTTTCCCTGTCGTCACCGTGGCCATCATCGCCATAAACCTGGCGGTGTTCTTCTTTGAACTCAGCCTGGACCAGCCTGGCCTCTACGTGTTCTTCAGCCGCTATGGCGTTGTCCCTGCCAGGATCTCACAATCACCCTTGTTTGCCCAGGGAGACGCCGCCCTGACCTTGGTGACAGCCACGTTCATCCATGGCGGCTGGGCGCACATCATCGGTAACATGCTTTACCTTTGGGTATTCGGCGACAATGTTGAGGATGTCCTGGGACGTGGTAGGTTTATCCTCTTTTATCTAGGTGCGGGAGTGGCGGGAAACGCCGCCCACGTGCTGGCGAACGCCCAGAGCGCAATTCCCACGGTGGGCGCCAGCGGAGCGGTGGCAGGGGTCCTGGGGGCCTATTTCCTGCTGTACCCCAGGGCCAGGGTGCTGACACTCATCCCTATTGGCATCTTCCTGCACCTGGCGGAGGTTCCTGCATCAATCCTGTTGATGCTGTGGTTTGTGATCCAGCTGGCTTTTGGTCTCCTAGACCTGGGCGTCCAGGTTTCCCAGGGTGTCGCCTGGTGGGCCCACATAGGGGGGTTCGCCAGTGGAACGGTTGCTGCCAGGTTGCTTCGGCCCAGAAAGCGGCGAGAGTTCTAAGGAGGTAGAAAGCGTGGGACAAAGGATTACACTCAGCGTTATCAAGGCGGATGTCGGGGGTTATGTTGGGCACTCCTGTGTCCATCCCTGCCTCTTGGAGGAGGCCGAGAAGCACATGGCCGCCTCGGATTTGTTGATCGACTACCATGTGACCCATGTTGGGGACGACGTGAACCTTATCATGACTCATGCCCAGGGGGTTGATTCCAATCGCGTCCACGAGCTGGCCTGGAATGTGTTTGCTGCTTGTACTGAGCGGGCCAGGGAGCTCAAACTGTACGGCGCAGGACAGGATCTCCTGGCGGATGCCTTCTCCGGCAACATCAAGGGCCTGGGGCCCGGTTGTGCCGAGATGGAGTTCGAGGAGCGCGTGTCTGAGCCCATCGTGGTGTTCATGGCAGACAAGACCGAACCGGGGGCGTGGAACTTCCCCCTTTTTAAGATCTTCGCTGATCCCTTCAACACCGCTGGGCTGGTTATTGACCCTAAGATGCATGACGGTTTCGACTTCGAGGTACATGACCTGATAGATCACAAAAAGATCACGCTCCGGACCCCAATGGAGGTCTACGACCTCCTGGTGTTCATAGGCGCCCCGGGAAGGTATGTGGTCAAGTGTGTAATGAGCAGGAACGGCGAAGTAGGGGCGGTTACCTCCACCCAGCGGCTCAACCTCATGGCTGGCAGGTATGTAGGGAAGGATGATCCCGTATGCATAGTGCGCTGCCAGAGTGGCCTTCCCGCCGTGGGCGAGGTGCTGGAGCCCTTTAGCACCCCTCACCTGGTGTCAGGCTGGATGAGGGGCTCCCACAGCGGCCCGCTCATGCCTGTAGCCCTGGAGGATGCGACCCCTGCCCGGTTCGACGGGCCCCCAAGGGTTGTAGCCTTGGGATTCCAGCTGGCGGAAGGCCGGCTGGTGGGCCCCAGGGACATGTTCCAGGATAAATCCTTCGACAGGGCCAGGGCGATGGCCAACGAGATCGCTGACTACATGAGGAGGCTTGGTCCCTTCGAGCCGCACCGCCTCCACCTGGACGAGATGGAATACACAACAATGCCCCAGGTCATGGAGAAGCTCCTTGGACGGTTCAGCGACATAGGGGAGTGAGGTTCAGGTGAACCCCACTGGCGAACCCGGGCGGATAATGGCTCTTGATGTTGGGGAAACCAGGATAGGAGTAGCCCTGAGCGACCCGCTGGGTCTGACAGCACAGGGACTTGAAGTGATACGCCGGAAGAACCCCGAGGACGACCTGAAGGCCGTGGCCAAACTGGCTTCGCTCCACGGTGCCACTACGGTAGTAGTGGGGCTCCCAAGGAACATGAATGGCTCCAGCGGCCCGTCAGCTACGAAGGCTATGGAGTTTGCCTCGATGGCAAGGGAGCGTACCGGCCTTGAGGTGGTGACGGTGGATGAGCGTCTCACTACCAGGCAGGCGGAAAGGCTCCTCATCAGTGCGGATCTCTCTCGCCGTAAGAGACGGATGGTGGTGGACAAGATGGCAGCCTGCCTGATTCTCCAGTCCTACCTGGACCAGAGAGCTCGGAAAACGCCAGGCCCAGCCCGTTGACACTGGAGGGGTGGACATATAGAATAGGTCTAGCCCATACTGGAAGAGGTGACTTGTCATGGAAGAAGACGAGGTCGTGGTCCTGATAGATGAAGACGGCACGGAGCACGAGTTCAGCATAGAGGGCCTGATTGAGGTTGACGGGAACGAGTATGCCATAGTCATCCCGCTGGACAGTGAAAACGAGGATGAAGGGATTATCCTGAGGGTCGAAGGAGACGACGAGGGCGAGAAGGTCTTCAGCGAGGTGGAGGACGATCTGGAATGGAAGAGGGTCGCCGATGCCTGGGAGGCGTCCCTGGATGAGGAGGAAGAGGACGACCTAGACTGAGTGTTTACTGGGGCCCGGGTGAAACCGCGGGCCCTTAGATGCCTCGAACGAAGCCGGCCAGGGGGTCTCCCACGCCCACAGGCCGGCTTCCCCTTTGTTCTTCTCCCTGGGAGCGTTGCTGTCCGGGGCATCCCATCGTATAATAGGAAAAGCAAATGGGAGGGGAGTAAGGGCATTTGCCTAAGAGGATCCTGCTTGGCCTTGTGCTGCTGGTGACATCTGCGGCGTTTTTGGGCTATTGGGGGTTCCAGTTCATCACTGAGCCTGTACCCCCAGGTGGAGAGGTTTCTGTGGTCATTCCTCCTGGGATGAATGCCCGGGGTGTGTCGCGGATCCTTCTGGAGCACGGGCTCATCAAGAGCGACTGGGGCTTTTGGCTTGCGGTGAGGAAGTCTAACCTCTCAGGCCAGCTTAAGGCTGGGGAATACCAGATACCAAGGGGCCTGACCCTGCCGGAGATCATCGAACTCCTGGTGAAGGGACAAACCGCCACGTACCCCTTCACGGTCCCGGAGGGACTTACGGTAGTCCAGACGGCCAACCTCCTGGAAGCCTTGGGCTTGGTTGATTCGAACAGGTTTCTTGCCCTGACCCGGGAAGCCCCGCTGAACCATGAGCACCTGCCACCAGGGGCAAAACTCCCGGAGCCGATGGAGGGCTATCTGTTTCCCGAAACCTACAAGATACCCAAGAGGGCAACGGAGGAAGACATAATAGCCCTGATGTACCAGCAGTTCCTGGAGGTGTTCGGTGAAGACCTGCAGGCACGGGCTGAGGAACTCGGGTTATCCCTTCACGAAGTGGTAATCCTGGCTTCTGTCATCGAGCGGGAGGCCATGGTAGACAGTGAGCGCACCACGATATCTGGGGTTTACCACAA
Above is a genomic segment from Bacillota bacterium containing:
- the ruvX gene encoding Holliday junction resolvase RuvX translates to MALDVGETRIGVALSDPLGLTAQGLEVIRRKNPEDDLKAVAKLASLHGATTVVVGLPRNMNGSSGPSATKAMEFASMARERTGLEVVTVDERLTTRQAERLLISADLSRRKRRMVVDKMAACLILQSYLDQRARKTPGPAR
- a CDS encoding DUF1292 domain-containing protein: MEEDEVVVLIDEDGTEHEFSIEGLIEVDGNEYAIVIPLDSENEDEGIILRVEGDDEGEKVFSEVEDDLEWKRVADAWEASLDEEEEDDLD
- the alaS gene encoding alanine--tRNA ligase, giving the protein MPVRSRDIRNTFLGYFNERGHEVVPSSPLVPKGDPTLLFTNAGMVQFKEVFLGNDPRPYKRAVTSQKCLRVSGKHNDLETVGRTARHHTFFEMLGNFSFGDYFKREAIGYAWELLTEVLGLPPERLWATVYRDDDEAYGLWQEVAGVPETRIIRLGEKDNFWAMGDTGPCGPCSELVIDRGEHLRCDAPTCGIGGCDCDRWLELWNLVFMQYDRDETGRMTPLPRPSIDTGMGLERISAILQDTPTNFETDLLRPVIDAVEHMSGLKYAPGPQGFPFRVIADHIRSLTFLIGDGVMPSNEGRGYVLRRILRRAVRFGERLGIQGPFLHSLVGVVVLEMGEAYMEIRKGQELAERVIMSEEERFLETLSDGMRVAGEMVREVAEGGSSVIPGDKAFVLYDTFGFPLDLTEDLAEEHGLSVDRAGFDKAMAAQRERARAGRAQKMKEHGLSLDGLEATTFVGYDTLAHDSTVLAVFAQGTPGVAQEGEEVLVVLDVTTFYPEGGGQVSDRGQIRTPSGILRVDGVKGSPEGVIVHQGVVETGEIRPGDPAVADVDGAIRANTARNHTATHLIHKGLRTILGGHVNQAGSLVEPSRLRFDFTHFEPVGPERVRSLEDQVNEWVLADLEVSAEEMSIEEAERSGATALFEEKYGERVRVISVDGISRELCGGTHVSSTGRIGLVRILGESSVGSGLRRLEAVTGRNVLSLARSREALLEDVASTLKVSPEEVPARVKELAQRLKAAESEAERLGSRLRRSQVEALAGSALEIEGAKVVAAEIEVPSMEALRESGDLLRNKIGSGVVIIGARIEDKACLVAMVTPDLTGRIHAGALVKVAAVQVGGSGGGRPDMAQAGGKDPERLPKALSEALKAIESSLRGEPLG
- the mltG gene encoding endolytic transglycosylase MltG, translating into MPKRILLGLVLLVTSAAFLGYWGFQFITEPVPPGGEVSVVIPPGMNARGVSRILLEHGLIKSDWGFWLAVRKSNLSGQLKAGEYQIPRGLTLPEIIELLVKGQTATYPFTVPEGLTVVQTANLLEALGLVDSNRFLALTREAPLNHEHLPPGAKLPEPMEGYLFPETYKIPKRATEEDIIALMYQQFLEVFGEDLQARAEELGLSLHEVVILASVIEREAMVDSERTTISGVYHNRLRIGMKLDADPTVLYAHGRLDGQLTYADLEIDSPYNTYLYAGLPPGPIAAPGEASIRAALFPEDIDYLYFVSRNDGTHVFSRTYAEHLQNKAQYQPGG
- a CDS encoding rhomboid family intramembrane serine protease encodes the protein MIPLRDNVKSSRFPVVTVAIIAINLAVFFFELSLDQPGLYVFFSRYGVVPARISQSPLFAQGDAALTLVTATFIHGGWAHIIGNMLYLWVFGDNVEDVLGRGRFILFYLGAGVAGNAAHVLANAQSAIPTVGASGAVAGVLGAYFLLYPRARVLTLIPIGIFLHLAEVPASILLMLWFVIQLAFGLLDLGVQVSQGVAWWAHIGGFASGTVAARLLRPRKRREF
- the fbp gene encoding fructose-1,6-bisphosphate aldolase/phosphatase, with protein sequence MGQRITLSVIKADVGGYVGHSCVHPCLLEEAEKHMAASDLLIDYHVTHVGDDVNLIMTHAQGVDSNRVHELAWNVFAACTERARELKLYGAGQDLLADAFSGNIKGLGPGCAEMEFEERVSEPIVVFMADKTEPGAWNFPLFKIFADPFNTAGLVIDPKMHDGFDFEVHDLIDHKKITLRTPMEVYDLLVFIGAPGRYVVKCVMSRNGEVGAVTSTQRLNLMAGRYVGKDDPVCIVRCQSGLPAVGEVLEPFSTPHLVSGWMRGSHSGPLMPVALEDATPARFDGPPRVVALGFQLAEGRLVGPRDMFQDKSFDRARAMANEIADYMRRLGPFEPHRLHLDEMEYTTMPQVMEKLLGRFSDIGE
- a CDS encoding IreB family regulatory phosphoprotein, with translation MNESSEKTRMFAVRAEVCEARDVLTTVYEALKEKGYNPINQIVGYLLSGDPAYVTSHRGARSLIRRLERDELLEELVRNYLER